TTCCGGCGGCTGGTCGTGACGGAGGTGCGGCTCGCGTCGCTCGTGCGCCACCCCAACGTCGTCGCGGTCTCCGACGTCGAGGAGAGCGACGGCGAGCTGAGCCTCGTCATGGAATACGTGGAAGGAGGGTCGTTCGCGGACCTCTTGCGAAGCGGCGCGCCGCTGTCGATCCAGCTCGCGCTTCGCGTCGTCCTCGACGCGACGGAGGGGCTCCAGGCGATCCACGTGTGCACGGACGAGGACGGCCGCCCGCTCTCGCTCGTCCATCGTGACATCTCCCCGCAGAACATCCTCGTCGGCGTCGACGGCGTCGCGCGCATCGCCGACTTCGGGATCGCGCAGGCGCGCGAGAGCGGCTCCACCGTGAGCGGTCTCCTGCGGGGGAAGCCCGCGTACATGGCGCCGGAGTACGTCGAGACGAGCATCGCGACGCCCGCGTGCGACGTCTACGCGCTCGCGATCGTCGCGTGGGAGGCCCTCACCGGCCGCCGCCTCTTCCGCGCGGCGACGGACGTCGAGACGCTCGATCGCGCGCGCGCCGCGGTCGTACCGGCGCCGTCGCTCTTCAACCCGGCGGTGACGCCCGAGCTCGACGCGGTCATGCTCCGCGCGCTCGCGCGGGATCCCGCCGCGCGTTACCCGTCCGCGATCGCGTTCGGACAGGCGCTCGCGGCGAGCGTGCCTCCGCTCACCTTGACGACGCGCGCGGAGCTCGGCGCCCATGTCCGCGCGGTGGCGGGGCCGGTGCTCGATCAGCGCCGCGCGTCGCTCACGGAGATCCACACCCTCCCCGCTCCGCCGGAGGAGCTGCGCCCGTCGTGCGCCGAGCTCCCGCCCGTCGTCGAGCACGTTCGACCGCCCGTCGCGACCTCGAGCGGCCGCTCGTGGGCGATCGCGGTCGTGCTCGGGCTCCTCCTCGCGCTCGGGGGCGCGGGGCTGGCGCGGCGGTCCGCGCCGGCGGCGAAGGAGCTCGCCGCCCCGCTCGCGGTCGCGACCTCGGCGCCGCCGATCGCCTCCGCCAGCGTCGCGGCCGCGCCGTCGTCGGCGGCTTCGGCGCCGCCACCGATCGTCCGCCCCGTCGCGACGTCGCGCCCCGCGCCGCGCGCATCCTCACGGCCGGCGCCGCGCGCGACGGCGACGGCCGCGCCGTCGAGCTCCCTCCTCGCGTCCCCGCCACGCCGCGCGCCGGACAACCCGTACGCGCGATGACGGACGTGACGAAACCGATCGAGCGCGCCGCGCAGCCGCCGCTCGGCGCGCGCGTCGTCGTGGTCGGCGCGAAGGCGAGGCCGTCGCCGTTCATGCTCGAGCGCGGGAGCTGCGTCCTCGGCTCCGCGCCGGGCGCGGACATCGTCATCGACGACCGCGCCGTCTCGCGCTCCCACGTCGAGCTCTCGATCGTGAACGGCGGGATCGACGTGCGCGATCTCGGGAGCCGCAACGGCACCTTCTACCTCGGTCAGCGCGTGCAGCACGTCGTCCTCCGGCACGGCGCGAGCCTCACCGTCGGCGCCGCGCGCGTGCTCCTCGAGGCGGACACGGAGAGCTTCGACGACCTGTCCACCGGCGCCGACGAGCTCCGCGGCCTCTTCGGCGCCTCGCCCGCGATGCGCCGGATCTTCGCGATCCTGAAGCGGCTCGAGTCGTCGACGGTGACGGTCCTCGTCCAGGGCGAGTCGGGCGTCGGCAAGGAGCTCGTCGCGCGCGCGCTTCACGCGGGCTCCGGCGTGCCGGGCCCGCTCGTCACCTTCAACTGCGGAGCGATCGCGCGCGAGCTCGTGACGAGCGAGCTGTTCGGCCATCGCCGCGGCGCGTTCACCGGCGCGGTCGACGCGCGGCGCGGCGCGTTCGACGCGGCCGATCGCGGGACGCTCTTCCTCGACGAGGTCGGTGAGCTCCCGCTCGACGCGCAGCCCTCGCTCCTGCGCGCGCTCGAGGCGGGCGAGGTGCGCGCGGTGGGGGCCGACCACGCGACGACGGTGCGCGTGCGTGTCATCGCGGCGACGCACCGCGATCTCGAGCGCGAGGTCCGCGAAGGACGGTTCCGTGAGGACCTCTACTACCGCCTCGCCGTCATCAAGCTCGACGTGCCGCCGCTCCGGGAACGACGCGACGACATCCCGCTCCTCGCGCAGCGGTTCGCGCGCGCGGCCGGCGCCGACCCGCTCCCCGACGACGTGATCGAGAAGCTGAAGGTGCGCGCGTGGCCCGGGAACGCGCGCGAGCTGCGCAACGTCGTGCAGGCGTATTGTGTGCTCGGACGGCTTCCTCCCGGTCCGCGCTCGGCGCCGGTGTCGCTCGACGAGCCGCTCGCGGCGATGGTCGACGTCGCGCGCCCGTACGCGGAGCTGAAGGACGAGCTGCTCGATCGCTTCCAGCGCGTCTATCTCACCGAGCTGCTCACGTACGTGCGCGGCAACCAGACCGCGGCGGCGAAGCTCGCGCGGATGGACCGGACGTACCTCGGCAAGCTCCTCGCGCGCCATCGGATCGGCGCGCCGGTCGAGGACGAATGAGCCTCAGCTCGTGATGCCGTAGCGTTTCAGCTTCTCGTAGAGCGTCGAGCGCGAGACGCCGAGCAGGCTCGCCGCCGCCGACTTCGAGTCGCCGGCGAGCTTGAGGACGCGGATGATGTGCTCGCGCTCGATCCGATCGACCGACTGGCCGCGCGCGTCCTCCAGCCGGAGCGACGCGAGGGACGTGTTGCGCGAGGCGCTGCCCGGCTCGACGAGGTCGGCGGTGATCTCGTCGCCTTCGCACATCATCACCGCGCGTTCGATGACGTTCCTGAGCTCGCGGATGTTGCCCGGCCACGTATGCGTGAGCAGGACGTCGAGCGCCGCCTTCGTCAACGTGCAGGGCCCGCGTCCGAACTCGTGCGAGAAGTGCTCGACGAGCTCGGTCGCGATCGGGTGGATCTCGTCGAGGCGCTCGCGCAGCGGCGGGATGCGGATGATCGTGCCGAGGCGATAGAAGAGATCGGAGCGGAGGATGTTCGCGTCGACGAGCTCGTCGGGGCTGCGGTTCGTCGCGGCGAGGATACGCACGTCGATCGAGCGCTCCTTGTCGGAGCCGACCGGATAGAAGCGGCGCTCCTCGATCGCGCGGAGGAGCTTCGCTTGGAGGTCGAGCCTGAACTCGCCGATCTCGTCGAGGAGGATCGTGCCTCCGTCGGCGGACGCGAGGTAGCCGGCGCGGTCGCGCTTCGCGTCGGTGAAGGCGCCGCGCGTGCTGCCGAAGAGCTCCGCCTCGATCACGTTCGGCGGGATCGCGGCGAGGTTCACGCGGACGAACGGCCCGTCGCGGCGGGCGCTCCGCTCGTGGACGCGCGCGGCGAGGACCTCCTTTCCGACGCCGCTCTCGCCGACGATCAACGCGGACGAGGACGGCGTCGCGGCGACGCGATCGGCGAGGGCGAGCGCCTTCTGCATCGACTCGCTGGTCGGCGCGCGGTGCTTGGCGCGGTACCCCGATCGGCGCGCGGGGGCCTGCCGGTTCGGCCCCGTGCTCTCGAGCGCGACCTCGAGGCGGGCGAGGAGGGCCTTCGCCTCGATCGGCTTCTCGATGAAGTCGGCGGCGCCGAGACGCATCGCCTCCACGGCCGTCTTGATGTCGGCGGTGCCGGAGATGACGAGGGCGAGCGACGGCTCGCTCGACGTCTGGGTCATCGCGAGCACGCTCCGCCAGTCGCCGTCGAAGTGGAGATCGAGGAGGACGATGTCGTACCGAGCCTGCGCGAGCAGCGTCGCTGCGGTGGCGCCGGAGTCGGCGACGTCGACGGAGCCACATCCCCAAGCGCGGAGGTAGCGGCGCAGCGTCGCCGTCACGCTTGGATCGTCATCGACAACGAGAGCACGACGCATGCTGAGAAGCGGCAGCAGATCCCCCATCGTTCGGAACAGGATAGTCCATGCGGAATCCGACGAACACGTGCGTGATCGAGTCCGCAGCCCTCGACTTGGCGTAGCCGTGAAAAGCGACAGAACGCGAGCGGCTCGCGACGGTCTGGCCGTTGCTACGAGGACGCGCGGAGGATCTGACCATGCACGTTTTCGGCAACAGATACGCAATTTTTGGTGGGTTCGTTCTCGTCGCCCTCGCCGCGTGCGGCGACGGCGCGGCGGCGGGCGCGGGCGCGACGGACATGGCGGAGGGGGCGGTGACGTCGCCGTCGTTCGCCGCGGGCGTGTGCGTCTCCGTCGGTACGAAAGGGGGCCTTTCGCACCGCACGTTCTCGCATCCCTCGGGGCCGCCGTCCGCGCCGTCGTGCTCGGCGTCGGCGGTGTACGGGGGCGGGGCGAGCGCGGTGACGGCGTCGCTGCTCGGACGCACGGCGGTCGTGCGCATCGCCGACACGGGCGCGCTCGGGAAGGCCGGCGGGACGCTGGCGGAGGAGCTCGTCGACGCGAAGGTGACGGGGCTGCTCTCGGCGTCGGTGGCGTCGTCGTCGGTGAAGGGAGCTCAAGGCAAGACGCTCGCGCGCTCGGAGATCGCGGACGTCCGACTCGGCGTGGCGGGGCTCACGCTGACGGCGAAGGCGCTCACGACGAACGCACGCGCGACGTGCCGAAACGGCGTCGCGACGCTCGACGGCGACGTGGAGATCGCGGACCTCGCGATCGACGGAGTCCGCGTCGACATCGACGGCCAGCCGAACCAGACGATCGACGTGCGCGGCCTGCTGAAGATCGTCATCAACGAGCGCCGCACCGACGCGACGGGCATCACGGTCAGCGCGCTCCACGTGAAGGTGCTCTCGCTCCTCGAAGCCGCCGACGTCACGATCGCGACCGCCACCGCGACCATCACCTGCCCATGCGACGATCCGCCGAGCAGCAGCAGTAGCAGCAGTAGCAGTAGCAGCAGTGGCGGAAATGGCCCGCCGGGCGACGATTGCGAGGAGCCCGAGCCGCCGCCGCCGCCTCCGCCTCCGCCTCCTCCGCCTCCGGCCGACGACGATTGCGAGGAGCCCGAGCCGCCGCCTCCGGGCCCGGGCGATCGCTGCGACGAGCAACACCCGTGCGGCGCGGGTTTCATCTGCGCCACCGCCGATCTCGTCGTCCGCTGACAGCACGCCCCCCCGCGAGCGCGGTGCGACCGACCGCGCTTCGCAGGCCACACGACGCCGACACGCGCTCGCAACCCTGCGCCGCACGCTGCGACGAGGCCCTCAGACTTGGCTTGTCTTAGCCTTCGTTGCCCCCTTCGTGTCCCGCTCCGTCGCAATCGAGAGCGCGCGAGAACACCCGCACCACCACGAGAGCTCGACGTCACGCAAACCGAAGACGCCATCGCGCGGGACCGGAGACGCCATCGCGCGGGACGTCGGGTGCACCGCAGCGGCTCGCGGAAATCCGAGCACGGGCGCGATGGCGAGCGCGCGGGACGCGCGGTATCGGGAACGCGGGGTCCCGAGGTGCCCAAGCTTCCGCGCGTCGTCGAATCGTGCTCGATGCTTCGGGTCGCCGCGAAGAGCGCGTACGCTCGCACGCGTGACGGTGGCGCGGGTTCTTCGGCTCACAGCGTTTGGCGGCATCGTGCTCGTCGCCATCGTGGCGCCGCGGACGGCAACGATGCCCGCGCTCATCCTGATGCTCGCATCCGGCGTCGCAGTCCCGCTCGGCCTCGCCCTCACGCTCACGCGTCGAAGCAACGCCGCCGCCGACCCGCTCGAGCGCAGGACGCTCGCGCGTCGGAGCGACGACGCCGCCGACCCGCTCGAGCGCAGGACGCTCGCGCGTCGGAGCGACGACGCCGCCGACGGCCCGCTCGGGCGCGGGGTGCTTGCACGCGTGGCGTTGCGTGGGGCGTCGGGGCTTCGTGTCGTTGCGCCGGTTGGGGCGGTGGGAGGTGTGCTTGGATGGCTGGCGGCGCCCGGCTCCGGCCTCGCGATCGCCGGGGCTGCCGCGTACGCGCTCGTCTGCGTGGCGGCGGGAGTGCTCGGGCTCGCGCGCGTGTTGCCCGACCTTCGTGCGCGCGCGGTGCCGGAGCTCGCGATCGATGTCGGGCTCCTCTTCCTCCCCGCGGCGGCGGTGTGGCTCCTCGCGGCGCGCGCGGGGGTGCCGCTCGCCGGGTTCCACGAGCCCGTCGTCACCTTCACCGCCGCCCACTTCCACTTCGCGGGCTTCGCGGCGCCGACGATCCTCGGGCACGTCGGACACCTCGTCGAGGAGAGACCGCGCGCGCTCTACCGCGTCGCGACCGTCGCCGTGTGCGCCGGCGTCCCCCTCACCGCGATCGGCATCGCGACGAACCATACCGTGGAGCAGATCGCCGCCGTCACCGTCGCGCTCGGGATGCTCGCCGCCGCGATCGTGCTCGTCGGCTTCGCCGCGCGCCGCGCGGAGGCGCCGCTCGCGAAGGTGCTCTTCGTCGTGTCGGGCACCACCCTCCTCCTCACGATGACGCTCGCGGCGTGCTTCGCGCTCACCTCCTCGGCGGGGCGCGGCTCGTCGCTGCAAGGGATCGTCCCGCTGCAGACGATGATCGACTACCACGGCGGCGCGAACGCGATCGGGTTCGCGCTGAGCGGCCTGTGCGCGCTCACTCTGCAGCGCCTCCGCGCGCGCGCGACCGCCGTGCCCTGACTCCGAGCAAGCCGAAGCACGCGGCGGCGAAGAACAAGCCGGCCACGGCGGAGGTCTCGAGCTCTCCTCCGATGGCCGCCGCGCTGCACGAGGAGCTGCCCTCGTTCGATGCGGTCGATGCG
The DNA window shown above is from Labilithrix sp. and carries:
- a CDS encoding serine/threonine protein kinase produces the protein MRSESNIELRSSRYRILTRIANGGMGSVYMAAQHGAAGFRRVVAIKRAFPHLLEDPSFRRLVVTEVRLASLVRHPNVVAVSDVEESDGELSLVMEYVEGGSFADLLRSGAPLSIQLALRVVLDATEGLQAIHVCTDEDGRPLSLVHRDISPQNILVGVDGVARIADFGIAQARESGSTVSGLLRGKPAYMAPEYVETSIATPACDVYALAIVAWEALTGRRLFRAATDVETLDRARAAVVPAPSLFNPAVTPELDAVMLRALARDPAARYPSAIAFGQALAASVPPLTLTTRAELGAHVRAVAGPVLDQRRASLTEIHTLPAPPEELRPSCAELPPVVEHVRPPVATSSGRSWAIAVVLGLLLALGGAGLARRSAPAAKELAAPLAVATSAPPIASASVAAAPSSAASAPPPIVRPVATSRPAPRASSRPAPRATATAAPSSSLLASPPRRAPDNPYAR
- a CDS encoding sigma 54-dependent Fis family transcriptional regulator, yielding MTDVTKPIERAAQPPLGARVVVVGAKARPSPFMLERGSCVLGSAPGADIVIDDRAVSRSHVELSIVNGGIDVRDLGSRNGTFYLGQRVQHVVLRHGASLTVGAARVLLEADTESFDDLSTGADELRGLFGASPAMRRIFAILKRLESSTVTVLVQGESGVGKELVARALHAGSGVPGPLVTFNCGAIARELVTSELFGHRRGAFTGAVDARRGAFDAADRGTLFLDEVGELPLDAQPSLLRALEAGEVRAVGADHATTVRVRVIAATHRDLEREVREGRFREDLYYRLAVIKLDVPPLRERRDDIPLLAQRFARAAGADPLPDDVIEKLKVRAWPGNARELRNVVQAYCVLGRLPPGPRSAPVSLDEPLAAMVDVARPYAELKDELLDRFQRVYLTELLTYVRGNQTAAAKLARMDRTYLGKLLARHRIGAPVEDE
- a CDS encoding sigma-54-dependent Fis family transcriptional regulator, with translation MTATLRRYLRAWGCGSVDVADSGATAATLLAQARYDIVLLDLHFDGDWRSVLAMTQTSSEPSLALVISGTADIKTAVEAMRLGAADFIEKPIEAKALLARLEVALESTGPNRQAPARRSGYRAKHRAPTSESMQKALALADRVAATPSSSALIVGESGVGKEVLAARVHERSARRDGPFVRVNLAAIPPNVIEAELFGSTRGAFTDAKRDRAGYLASADGGTILLDEIGEFRLDLQAKLLRAIEERRFYPVGSDKERSIDVRILAATNRSPDELVDANILRSDLFYRLGTIIRIPPLRERLDEIHPIATELVEHFSHEFGRGPCTLTKAALDVLLTHTWPGNIRELRNVIERAVMMCEGDEITADLVEPGSASRNTSLASLRLEDARGQSVDRIEREHIIRVLKLAGDSKSAAASLLGVSRSTLYEKLKRYGITS
- a CDS encoding YndJ family transporter yields the protein MPALILMLASGVAVPLGLALTLTRRSNAAADPLERRTLARRSDDAADPLERRTLARRSDDAADGPLGRGVLARVALRGASGLRVVAPVGAVGGVLGWLAAPGSGLAIAGAAAYALVCVAAGVLGLARVLPDLRARAVPELAIDVGLLFLPAAAVWLLAARAGVPLAGFHEPVVTFTAAHFHFAGFAAPTILGHVGHLVEERPRALYRVATVAVCAGVPLTAIGIATNHTVEQIAAVTVALGMLAAAIVLVGFAARRAEAPLAKVLFVVSGTTLLLTMTLAACFALTSSAGRGSSLQGIVPLQTMIDYHGGANAIGFALSGLCALTLQRLRARATAVP